GTCTTATTCGGTTTCTTTGTCTAGCCTAGAAGGTGcgtatatgataggtgtggtccaTAATTTTTTGTCGGGGTCCACCTGAATGGTTGTAAATTCTCTTGGTTGAATGAAAATCCTGTGGCAAGAGTCCACTTAAAAAAAAACTTGATAAAAGCactcataaaataaaatttctcttGTTGGAAAGTTTATTAATTGCATGTGATTGTGAGCTGTACACCTCCCTACATTTGCCATCATGGCACGTATGTCCCAGATCAAATCCAGTCACCAGTTGGTCCAACAAtgttttctctaaaattaatCTGGTCCATTCAAAACAAACGACCAAAAGTGGTTGGGTTAAAGTTCATCCTTGTTTTTTAGAGTTGTTCATTAGTTATGTAGATTTCGGCCACTAGACTAGTAGATCAACCTAATTCTTGGACTAGGGTATAACGGTACCTTTTGTCATGGATGGATCGAATCTCATAACAACGTGCCTCAATGAAAAATATATGACATGTACATATGTTGTATGTGTACAAGTCATGAGTTGACTTCATATAGCTATTGCTATCATTGCTAGaacacccaccatgatgcactacaagaaaactggcctttaccagcggtcaaaaccgccggcaaaggccGAAAAAACTGCTGGCAAATGCTTTGCCCACAgtcagctaacagccggtaaagcctcggttggtaaaggctttaccggcggtcaggacctttactaacgattgtgctggacgccgctaaattgCTAGTTTTTGCTACACTACCAGAAAATCGGTCAAAAGCTACAGATAAAATCTGTAGCTGAAGATGACTAGCCCCACAGTGCGACCGTAGCCATGGAGCAAatctttttcattaaaaaaaagtgAAATTGAAGACAAAAATCTGGTAGAAATGTACAAGAAACACAGATTGCAAAACAAAAATAATGGGTTCACTTACCGAAGGAGTAAAGCCATTAAATGGATTTTTCCCTGCTTTTGAATGTGCTATTAGATTCCTAGCATTTCGAATATATGATGCCAAACCACCTGGATAGCTTGAATTAAGCCGAGATACCTATAGAAAAGAGCTACTTGACATCAATAAGCAGATATGTGAAGAGTATTAACAATCTTGTGACAGGTACAAAGCAATGTAGGTTTCCAGAAACCCATCAAAATCAGTTTGGTCTTCGCTACTAGAAATTTGTGGTCAGCAAATGCTTCCAAAGATAAATTTCAAACTAagcataataataacaaaaataaatgttTGAGTGAGGAAAATGGAAAGTTAAAAGTTGAAACCAGTGTTAAACTTTTGTTGCTTGGACTTGGAAATCAACAGAGACCATTTAATATTTCCAGGATACAACAATTGAGTTGTAAAAATATACTGAGAATGCATGGAATATGAGGTTCTTGTGTACTTGTaagaaccaaaataataataacaaaaaaaaaatgccatgAAAATGAACCTAATCAAAgaaactttttcttttcttcatcatcaacaccTTGTTCAGGCCAATGTACAAACAGATGACTTTGTCCGTCTGTCAACAACATTTTTGCAAGCTCAATCTAGCAATCAAGAATCAAGATAATGAAGGCAATGAGAATGATATCAAAGTAGATCTTTTTAATAATCTCCTACTTGCATATAATCATCTCCACTTTTAATATCTGTGCATAGTTTGGACTTTGAACAATCAAGTGTCCTTTTGAGAGGTTGGCTTGTCCTAAATACCAACAATAGACTATAGGATTACCTTGCTGAAGTCAAGATAATGAAGGCAATGAGAATGATATCAAAGTAGATCTTTTTAATAATCTCCTACTTGCATATAATCATCTCCACTTTTAATATCTGTGCATAGTTTGGACTTTGAATAATCAAGTGTCCTTTTGAGAGGTTGGCTTGTCCTAAATACCAACAATAGACTATATGATTACCTTGCTGAAGTCAAGATAATGAAGGCAATGAGAATGATATCAAAGTAGATCTTTTTAATAATCTCCTACTTGCATATAATCGTCTCCACTACTTTTAATATTTGTGCATAGTTTGGACTTTGAACAATCAAGTGTCCTTTCGAGAGGTTGTCTTGTCCTAAATACCAACAATAGACTATAGGATTACCTTGCTGAAATCCAAATATTCCAACTTTTAGACCACTCACAGCGTGACATAACTGCAATTTGAAGGGGTGGAAAATGaacaaaggaataaataaataaaacataactGGATCTTAGATAAAAGAAGGCCTTTTATATGCAAGAAGAATGGTCTACATGATAACATTCTTCCCAGGAAAACAATACAAAACCTGACATTGCAGGAGTAATAACCCCATCTCCTATCACCATGGAAGTACCGGCAAGCACTAACATGAGCAGAGAAGCTTTTTCAGTCCCAGTGAATCTCAAGACACTCCTTAACTTTCAGTGACCTCTCAAGCTCAGGCAACGGCACCTTGAGCCTGAAACTTGATATACGAGCATCAGATGGCAATTGGTTTGGGAGAAGACTGACCTACGCATTCCTGCAAATCAACAGGTATAAAGCAAATGTGCCCCCTGTTATGACACAGAAAACATGCCCTCATGAGAAGATAGATAAGGCTGCACTTGGACACTTGATTTGATTCAACAATTGTAAATAGATAGATTACATGATATGTTAATAGCTGGTCTATGCAAGAAATACTTTAAGAAAACATTTGGAATCAAACTTCGGGAGGctttgatgatatgttaatagctggtattaaagccaaggccacttttaaTAGCTACACATTATCACTCTTGAAAGTTAAGGTCTAATGCATCCCATGTCTATTTGCCAGCTGCATTCTATgcttttctgatttctttcaaGCATTTCTTTAATGTCATAAGATAATGTAGTCTAGCTTCTGTCGTTATTAATACCCAACTTTTTTTTATTAGCAACAAGAAAATGGACTCGCCATTCTTCCATAGATCTGTTTGGGCATGTTGCACCTGTGAATTGTGACTCTAGTCTTGACTAGAAGATTGTTGGATTCTTTCCcacaatctttttcttttctttgatctatttaCATTCCCCTTTGTGGTTGCATCATCAGCTCAGTTAACTTCAATAACTCCTAGGTAATTACAGTTTGAGCCAAATAACAGTAAAATCAAATGAAGAAACCTTTGCTCCACAACAGGTAATATGAATCCTAAAAACAATAGTGCACTTTTCGATTAGATAGCTTAGAATGCAAGCGTTGGCATTACTAGCTAGGTATTCTTGCAATCATAGTTCCTTCTTACTATGATGCAACAACGAGCTGCATGTTCATTTGTTTCCTTACCTTCAATGTTTTGAGCTGCATTACGTGACCAAGAATAGTCATGAGGCAATTAATCAACTCTTTTGATATTATTCCTTGGCTTGACTGCTGCAACCATGGAAACAGAATGCTTCAATTTCTCCCATGAACACCATCAGTTTCTCAACAAAAATTGAAATGAGATACAATTTCACAAATGTTACCAAGTACCAAAggcattatcttcttcttttttttttctttttttctttttttcattttctgtcTTTTCTCTACATCTTCTATTTCCAAGGAAAGCAATTCTCTGTTTCCAAGGAAACCTAAATGTACATTGCAAACTCTTGGCCAATCATTCTATGACAACCCTTTTAAGGACAGCCAACAGTTCAGAGAACCCACTGAATTCATACTATGAATGCAATCGCTTTTCATGTGCCAAAAATACAGTGGAGCCATAGAAATCCCAAGGGACCCCAACAGTATTCTCATTCAAAGAAAAGGGAGATTTATGTAGTAGAGCTGGTCAAACCTGAATATGGCAGAGCCAACTCACCAAAGTAAACATGGCAGGGTGATTGGATGATTTCAAACTACACTTAGATTGGATACGCATCTGCATtcatagatgaagaagaagcagcAGAAAGCAGAATTTCTTAAATAGTAATATCTAGAATTCTAGCATATGTTTATTACtgtaaaatgaaataaaataaaaatttgccAATAGAATAAGATTAACAATTTTGTTTATTGAGTTAAGGATGAAAAAAAGAAGCACAAAACCATCCTTGTGTATATCCAAGCATAGCATAGGTACTCTGATTCAAGAAAATAGTCATTGTTCTTTTCATTGTGGATTGCTGAAACGTGGGCCATGCAGCAAGAAACAGTCGTGTACTGCTGTGCAGGACATAATTCCTCTATTCTGCATTGGGGGCATGAGCAAGGATCGAACGCACAAGGGGATATAACAGAGCAGAGGCTTACCTAGTTGATCTTTTCATTCGAAGGACCATGAATCCAATGTTCCCTCTAAACAATCGAAGATGATAGAAGACGTTCCGTCTTCCATCCTGATGACTGCAGCTGCAAAGAAGCAAAACCACTCAAACACATCTGGATTAGAAACAGCATAAGCAACCTCAACAGTCTATACACAAATGACATTTCTATTGGACATCTAGACACATTCAAATGTAGAAACAATGCATTCTTGCATCCAACATCAACAGTCACCACAACCCAGATGCTGCCCATGTTCCAACATTGCACATTGTAAGAGATCTGAGCTAACCATCAGACGTTTTCTCCGTTCTTTGGGATTTTAGACGTTTCATCATCTTCCCTAAAGGCAATTTAGCCCCCTTTGAGATTTCAATTAGATCATAGGATCCGAACAAAAAACTATAGGATTTAAACAACATTGAGCAAAACATTCGACTCATAAGTTAATTTACATATCCAAATAGTGCTAAATTAATCTACTAGGAAATCTCACACATCTATAGGTTATGGTATCAATATTTGAATCTCGCTGGCAGATGGTTTCTATAGACACAACTAATGAAAGAGCCATAGACCAACTAAAACGGAAATCATATCAGATTACCATTAAAAAGAGTAGACTAACAGATGCACACAAAATAAAGCCAATAGGACCCAGGGCATTGGACCTGAAGATATTGATGATAAATGGCAAATGGCGCTGAATTCAAAAGAAGTGGTAAAAGCTCTTGAACTATGCTCCAAGTAATATTAACAACTTGCTAACACTCAACCATTTAGTGCATCCTTTTGTATATTTACCTAGTAAAACAATTTTCTTTCCACATCTTTATGGCTTCTGGTGATGCCCTTCTTCCAGGTTTTGTCGATTTGCAAATCTTGTGTAAGTGTTGTTATCATGTATGCCATCTAAGTGGTTAGTAGAACAAGGAGACGTATCCATAGGATCCAAAGCTCCATTGCCAGAAGAAAGAGTTGTATCAATGGTGCTAACTGATGGCTGAGATGAGTTAAAGAGCAGAATTGAGACACTAGTACCAGAACATTAGATGAGACACATTTAGTTGACAAAGAGATGGATACCGAACCTGAATATGCTCTGGGAACCTCAGctggagatccaggccattcaccaGCACTCTTCACTTTATGTTGTCTCATCCACCATACACAACACACATTCATGTGAAAACAGACCAATCGAATTATATAGCCCATTATACAGCCCTCATTTTGACTTTTGACCATAGTTCAAAAGTCAAACTGACATAATCGTCCTGGCCATTTGATCGAATAGATGACTAAAACAAAAATGGTCAACAGGGAAAAATTCCCCAGTCATTGTGAATTTATGTGTTGGTCCACCAAAGAAGGGTCAACTAGATGGGTGATACAATGggttcatccaaccatacaacgATTTGTGCCCCATTTACAGAGAGTTGAAATACAGGACCTCTAGCATGATTAAAACAAGAACATTCTTGGTCGAGGCATTTCCTCAAACAATTAGCATGcagattttcatataaaaataatgaaatgctttagtgaaataaaaatagaaatacatattattttcttactttcttgaTCAGTAACAAAACTTTCATATGATTACATTAACTTCATGTAACTATCAACAGTGAAATGAAAATGATAAGGGGAAAGAAGTCTCACCAAATTAGTTCACAAGAAGAGGAAATGCAAGTTACGAATTCAACGCCACCATGTCTTAATAATCGCTTCCATCACTGAAGAACATATGTCGAATCTCATCCAAAAGCCCTAAACCtaggagggagaaagagagaagggaaagGAAGGGAAGGGAAGGGAATAGAATGTAAAAGCCCTAAACCACAGAGGGGTTTAGATCTGTACCGGTTTGCAGTGAGTAAAAGGACTAGATCTGGCCGGaggatggaagagagagagagagagagagagagagagagagagagagagagagagagagagagagagagagagagagagttggcgacGGGGAGAGGAAAAGTGCCGTAAATGAGATTATGGCATTCACATTTTGATTTAATAGAGACCCTTTTCCGGTAGCTGGATTTGGTTCCAGCCAGCAAAGGGTTCCACCAAGAGCCGGTTTTgccctattttcttgtagtgatgatTGTGTGACATTCACTTTGTTCATCCACTTGACAATATCATGTTACGGTATGACTCCTAAAATGAGAGATATCCAAGAcctaagtgggccgcaccacaggaaatagtgaggatcaatgctcaccattaaaacctttgtgAGGCAATTATTTTTCTTATGCATGTTTACCAACCATGCACTTTTTTATATAAGCAATTCTCTGTGAACAATTCCGTAGGACTGTTTCTTGAGAATCAATTTTGTAGTTGCTAGAAGGAACACAAAATTCAGACCTCGTGCTTTCATTATGATTGGACATTTTACTAGGCtgtcatcatcaccaccaccacctccaccatcatcatataagccttatcccaattaattagagTCGGCTATAAGAATCCTATTTCGGCACATCATtatgtttggattcatgatgatATTTATCACATAAGCTTAGTGTCAGGTACCAACTTGATGTATAAACCTTCTCCTTTATCCAAATTGGGGACCAACAATGAGAGCACAAAGCTCCCACAGGCACGATGTAATAGACTATAGCATAGACTAATTACATTCCTAGTGCTATCTAATAGTGAGTTATTTTCAATACACTCAGTAAAGATAAAATGTATTCCAAAAAATATAATTACCTTGTTTTTTTGTACTCACACTACACCAAAAACTTTGGTTTAGGAACGAACAGGCCTCTGGTTTGGAAACGGCGTAGGTCCGTTTCTGATTGAAAACGGTTTGCAACCGCTCCTAAATCGTCTTAACTATCGCCCATCCAAACCCCAATCTCTCCCGAAGCGGATTACATACTGAGCAACTCAGTACAATtagagtactgagtaaactttgtgaagTTCAtcatcatgtattttatccactcggttcatccattttatgagataatTTTAGAATTCTAgatcaaaaatgaagtatatccaacgctcaaatgggccacaccacaggaaacaaagtGAATTGAAGATCTAtcgttgaaatttttttgggggccacagaggtttcggatcaagcttatttttatgttttcccttcatccatgcctataAGAttgtttgaacagtttggatgacaaataaacatcaccgtggggcctaacaaggttttaacggtggatatcattcttctcactgtttcctgtagtatgatatgcttgatctttggatattcttcaattttgggctcaacgccttaaattatatggaaaaacggatggacggcgtggatagactacatacattcacggtggggccaactgagtttactcagtacgataagagcgtactgagttagtacgcaatccgatttcattctCTCCCGGTTTTACTTCTCATTCCGTCAGTGGTCGAtttccgctctctctctctctctctcactctctctctcgtttttcttctcatttcttctgGCTAATGTCCGCCAGCCTCCCACCCAGCCCCTTTCAGAAACCCCCTTCTCCTTCCTACCCCCATTGATTTTGatcttttcatttctcaaaaGCTCTGGTTTTCCCTTTCTTTGCTTTTATAAATACTGCAAGTTCCGCAACCCTCTGATTTCTGTCTGAAATCTCATTCTCCGTTATCTGGACTTTTCTTCTTTCATGGTTGCCATTCTCGATCTCACTCCTGCTTTTGGAGGATTCCGTACGACCAGATGGCCGAAAAATGGTCGGATTCCCGGATTGTACGCGACGAGCCTGATGACgctgatgatgaggaagaaggagaagatctcTACAACGACAGTTACATGGAGTCAGATTTTCTTCCCCCTTTTTTCGTTTTCGATGTATTGATTTtggggatttatttatttattttttattttgggtttttaaatttTGACGCAGAGATTACTGTCGGATGGATGAGCATGATCAGTACGAATCGGTGGGCCTGGACGATTCGATGGAGGATGAGAGGGATATTGATCAGATCATGGAGGATAGGAGG
This region of Magnolia sinica isolate HGM2019 chromosome 1, MsV1, whole genome shotgun sequence genomic DNA includes:
- the LOC131238914 gene encoding DNA replication licensing factor MCM2-like isoform X2, with the translated sequence MAEKWSDSRIVRDEPDDADDEEEGEDLYNDSYMEDYCRMDEHDQYESVGLDDSMEDERDIDQIMEDRRAAEVELDAKEGNMGLVSRKLPRFYMIKRKAVV